In the Sus scrofa isolate TJ Tabasco breed Duroc chromosome 6, Sscrofa11.1, whole genome shotgun sequence genome, one interval contains:
- the LOC102165015 gene encoding cytochrome P450 2B4-like isoform X2, translating into MELSLLLLLALLTGLLLLLARGRLKAHHPLPPGPHPLSFLGNLLQMDRGGLPKSFLRLRERYGDVFTVYLGPRPVVMICGTEAIREALVDQAEAFSGRGKIAVLEPIFQGYGVIFSNGERWKTLRRFSLATMRDFGLGKRSVEERIQEEAQCLVEELRKSQGALQDPTYYFHSSTANIICSIDFGKRFAYRDPEFLQLLDLLFQTFLLISSFSSQLFELYSAFLKYFPGSHRQIYKNLQQVNAFIGRSVEKHRETLDPSDPRDLIDSYLLRMDKEKSNPNSEFHEQNLILTVLSLFFAGTETTSTTLRYGFLLMLKYPHITERIHKEIDRVIGSHRPPALDDRAKMPYMDAVIHEMQRFGDLIPMGVPHTVTKDTHFRGYLLPKVSWTCIPEGRCHPLLETSKERSLFVEQFVCASCFSCLNPSHLHRIPVAA; encoded by the exons ATGGAGCTCAGcctgcttcttcttcttgctCTGCTCACAGGACTCTTGCTTCTCCTGGCCAGAGGCCGCCTGAAAGCCCATCACCCCCTCCCGCCAGGCCCCCACCCTCTGTCCTTCCTGGGGAACCTTCTGCAGATGGACAGAGGAGGCCTGCCCAAATCCTTCCTGAGG CTCCGAGAGAGATACGGGGATGTATTCACGGTGTACCTGGGGCCAAGGCCAGTGGTCATGATATGCGGGACAGAGGCCATCCGGGAGGCCCTGGTGGACCAGGCTGAGGCCTTCTCTGGCCGAGGGAAAATCGCTGTGTTGGAGCCAATCTTCCAGGGATATG GCGTGATCTTTTCCAACGGGGAACGTTGGAAGACCCTTCGGCGCTTCTCTCTGGCCACCATGAGGGACTTCGGCCTGGGAAAACGGAGCGTGGAGGAGCGGATTCAGGAGGAGGCCCAGTGTCTGGTGGAGGAGCTGCGGAAATCCCAGG GAGCCCTCCAGGACCCCACCTACTACTTCCACTCCAGCACTGCCAACATCATCTGCTCCATTGACTTTGGAAAACGCTTCGCCTACAGAGATCCCGAgttcctgcagctgctggacttACTGTTCCAGACCTTTTTGCTCATCAGCTCCTTTTCCAGCCAG cTGTTCGAGCTCTACTCCGCCTTCTTGAAGTACTTTCCAGGCTCACACAGGCAAATCTACAAAAACCTGCAGCAAGTCAATGCCTTCATTGGCCGCAGTGTGGAGAAGCACCGTGAAACCCTGGACCCCAGCGACCCCCGGGACCTCATCGACAGCTACCTGCTCCGCATGGACAAA GAGAAGTCCAACCCCAACAGCGAGTTCCACGAGCAGAACCTCATCCTCACTGTCCTTTCGCTCTTCTTTGCCGGCACCGAGACCACCAGCACCACTCTCCGCTATGGATTCCTGCTCATGCTCAAGTACCCCCACATCACAG AGAGAATCCACAAGGAGATCGACCGGGTGATTGGTTCTCATCGACCTCCAGCCTTGGACGACAGAGCCAAGATGCCATACATGGATGCGGTCATTCATGAGATGCAGAGATTTGGGGACCTCATCCCCATGGGTGTTCCCCACACGGTCACTAAAGACACTCACTTCCGAGGGTACCTCCTCCCCAAG GTAAGCTGGACCTGCATTCCAGAGGGCAGGTGCCACCCCCTCCTTGAGACAAGCAAGGAGAGGTCTCTGTTTGTTGAGCAGTTCGTCTGTGCCAGTTGCTTTTCCTGCCTTAACCCGTCTCATCTTCACCGCATCCCAGTGGCGGCTTGA